In Plasmodium falciparum 3D7 genome assembly, chromosome: 13, the following are encoded in one genomic region:
- a CDS encoding methionyl-tRNA formyltransferase, putative, translated as MYVKCFFYVIQILFIIFLKCHCYKIKCFNILDLNKKKYYSFREHINCEHIRNSVNRNNLSNVLLRRRTKNALVKELYVSKLKDNYKTHTNFIRTNNIFLEEDKKIQECNINNIINNNVDIQENVEKYNILYKNQLDDINILYILLFNTLMIYKKKYDFFMNENYIRSYYYIYKNNLGRDKKIYNTKNYFINTFSITWYNTIKPYMNNIFLEILNIIENTLGNKIFYIDIKQELNKNRDEIINTLYNIYKGNFRKRDKKPIKLLFIGSNEYSNLCFKIILLIIKRLRNDIILDNVITKSPRRKGRNLILKKSNVEDEAIKNNINVFYYDKLKNNIHMLQNKKMDLCISISFGEIFNCNFFKTIKSNIFSLHPSLLPFYKGASPIQRSLLNNEILYGYSVFLTTLNIDSGNVIMKKPFWFNSNYNFNDIITILFTQGTLSLLKNISYLANYNKDIPHKNIYNNNICEETKNNLNQNHVQNKYDSEINIHNSNLENKNNSRNNILPLNINNVLNNYNNKMYIQNDYNINNNYAPKIKNDEKYVCFFCSTSLFIHNKIRSFINWPKAECTLFLLQNEVIKPLEIKIIKSSYDLNNNYKFIKYDGLINTHDQHTCFDNIPRNFVYIQNDSLNILCKNNTLLKIYKLQQKNKKIVDAMSFINSINKCSLLY; from the coding sequence ATGTATGTAAAATGTTTCTTTTATGtgatacaaatattatttataatatttttaaaatgtcattgttataaaataaaatgttttaacATATTAGACCtcaataaaaagaaatattattcttttcgtGAACATATTAATTGTGAGCATATAAGAAATAGCGTAAATCGAAATAATTTGtcaaatgttttattaagaagaagaacaaaaaatGCACTTGTTAAAGAATTATATGTTTCAAAGTTAAAAGATAATTACAAAACACATACCAATTTCATAAggacaaataatatattcttagaagaagataaaaaaatacaagaatgtaatataaataacataataaataataatgtggaCATTCAAGAAAatgttgaaaaatataatattttatataaaaatcaattggatgatattaatatattatatatacttctttttaatacattaatgatatataagaagaaatatgatttttttatgaacgaaaattatataaggtcttattattatatatataagaataatctAGGAAgagacaaaaaaatatacaatactAAGAATTACtttattaatacatttaGTATTACTTGgtataatacaataaaaccatatatgaataatatatttttagaaattttaaatataatagaaaATACACTgggtaataaaatattttatatagatataaaacaagaattgaataaaaatagagatgaaattataaatacattatataatatatataaaggaaaTTTTAGAAAGCGTGACAAAAAACCtatcaaattattatttatcggAAGTAATGAATACAGTAATTTATGtttcaaaattattttattaataattaaaagatTAAGAAATGACATTATATTAGACAATGTTATTACTAAAAGTCCTAGAAGAAAAGGAAGAAACttgattttaaaaaaatcaaacGTAGAAGATGAAgccataaaaaataatatcaatgtattttattatgataaattaaaaaataatatacacatgttacagaataaaaaaatggattTATGTATTTCGATATCTTTTGGagaaatatttaattgtaatttttttaaaactattaaatctaatatattttcattacatCCAAGTTTATTACCTTTTTATAAAGGTGCATCTCCTATACAAAGGAGTTTATTAAacaatgaaatattatatggatATTCTGTATTTTTAACAACCCTAAATATAGATTCAGGAAAtgttataatgaaaaaaccTTTTTGGTTTAATAGTAActataattttaatgatataattaCAATACTCTTTACACAAGGTacattatctttattaaaaaatatttcgtACTTGgctaattataataaagatattccacataaaaatatatataataataacatatgtgaggaaacaaaaaataatttaaatcaGAACCATGtgcaaaataaatatgacaGTGAAATTAATATACACAATTCTAATTtagagaataaaaataattcaaggaataatatattaccattgaatattaataatgtgctaaataattataataataaaatgtatatacaaaatgactataatattaataataattatgcaccaaaaattaaaaatgatgaaaagtatgtatgttttttttgttctacatcattatttatacacaATAAAATAAGGAGCTTTATAAATTGGCCCAAAGCAGAATGTACACTTTTCCTTCTTCAAAATGAAGTTATAAAGCCCCTAGAaatcaaaattattaaatcatcttatgatttaaataataattataagtttataaaatatgatggATTAATAAATACTCATGATCAACATACATGCTTTGATAATATTCCACGTAACTTTGTATACATTCAAAATGACtccttaaatatattatgtaaaaataatacgttacttaaaatatataagcttcaacaaaaaaataaaaaaattgttgATGCTATGTCATTTATTAATAGTATTAATAAATGTTCcctattatattaa
- a CDS encoding peptidyl-prolyl cis-trans isomerase, putative has protein sequence MVYFKRFFFHKRHRILSIFNSYFFMKKQLLNNLNKILFISLNSYFLKLLFSKNTYIYYLQEKKNSYLEKKYRPDTPYKKTESGIIYRDLIDGVYDTVEEGDTVYIHYQGKTTNDFRIIESTFKSIIPPKIIAGHYDQKHIKAIYEMVIGMKKNTRRECIIPPYLAHPNHFPTQPLIYEIDVVRIVKKNAQNKTTLQKLEVKLEKIIDTICSYF, from the exons ATGGtgtattttaaaagatttttttttcataagaGGCATAGAATTCTCTCCATTTTTAAttcctatttttttatgaaaaaacagctacttaataatttaaataaaattctttttatatcattaaacTCGTACTTTCTAAAGTTGTTATTTTcgaaaaatacatatatttattatttacaagaaaaaaaaaattcttatttggaaaaaaaatatagaccCGACACTCCTTATAAGAAAACAGAAAg TGGAATAATTTATAGAGACCTAATCGATGGTGTTTATGATACCGTTGAAGAAGGAGATACAGTGTATATACATTATCAAGGTAAAACAACAAATGATTTTCGTATAATTGAATCCACATTTAAGAGTATTATTCCACCTAAAATTATTGCTGGGCATTATGAccaaaaacatataaaagcTATTTATGAAATGGTAATtggtatgaaaaaaaatacaagaaGAGAGTGCATTATTCCTCCTTATTTGGCACACCCAAACCATTTTCCAACCCaa cCACTTATATACGAAATTGATGTTGTAAGAATTGTAAAAAAGAATGCTCAAAATAAAACAACCCTTCAAAAACTTGAAGTAAAATTAGAAAAGATAATAGATACTATATGTTCTTACTTTTAA
- a CDS encoding DEAD box helicase, putative, translating into MENYINKILFLLIFFIFHLNSTKNYKKTYRYIISFLLYFINILYAQKIWGNGKKQIRCCFIKNLYNNNRGIFRLLDNDIKRKYNIIYLKKKNNGFANNEHAFVKNTVFIERGQNDENKINYVQGNFDENVKDIKYLSDMQKNFIYLLERNNNLLVHAKTSSGKTTICLYYLILKFFYNCEFIFKEDIEREEYIMKNDYIDRNIYESKNKSRKYFNQNKYRFIPYSEKYSEISDIKEYTNLMIENKCKTKLKKDEKVLILCPSKELCVQVAQNILSFMNNKNESLIKLFIDKDYKNENKEKQNFKEEECINKMEHIQINECDDHYMHHTSKHSVNNNKDTMDIEENKLYMLEHDNLNEDNSSSKVKKKNKINDNNNNSNNNSNNNSNNNNNNNSRSQLHHMVNLKGVRYLIGTPTCFRSYLLNLDKENLKNFLQSIKYIFYDEIDKLLPSVSKRSLLKNKKNIKSKTAYLILETLMYINKKNLIFIGCSSTLNRELHRKIFKLLCLNKNNAKKKIYILREKKNLLDNKENDGMTRIDNITNLIDIPIKNNEKKKNISEKKLSSSNEHIDDNNNSNNIINDEQEEIENNEQYNLNYYLNEENAFQKYIIKVKLPSTIYHFYHLMTDETYENKIKEIHKIIETFKNQKILILIKNGYSLIQLKKYLEMNNIFAVLLHEKLQISLRYNNDNINNMCEHYEDIKDLKSIPNDDKHTYINKYPIIISSFDSIRGFHINNLDMVLLCNKPKNVNEYIHLCGRVGRRKKIGYSVTLENDKNINIMNNWFNNIKVYFNKLSLKSDPVIDEKINNELENQEKNHLNYVASCILDELQENT; encoded by the coding sequence atggaaaattatataaataaaatattgtttttgttaatatttttcatatttcatTTGAATAGTAcaaagaattataaaaaaacatacagatatattatttctttcttgctttattttataaatattttatatgctcAGAAGATTTGGGGAAATGGTAAGAAACAGATACGATgttgttttataaaaaatttatataataataatagaggCATATTTAGATTATTggataatgatataaaaaggaaatataatataatttatttaaaaaagaaaaataatggATTTGCAAATAATGAACATGCATTTGTTAAAAATACTGTTTTTATTGAAAGGGgacaaaatgatgaaaataaaataaattatgttcAAGGTAATTTTGATGAAAATGTCAaagatattaaatatttaagcGATAtgcaaaaaaattttatctaTTTGTtagaaagaaataataatttattagtGCATGCTAAAACATCTAGTGGTAAAACAactatatgtttatattatttgatattgaaatttttttataattgtgaatttatatttaaggaAGATATAGAGCgagaagaatatattatgaaaaatgattatatagatagaaatatatatgaatcaaaaaataaaagtagaaaatattttaatcaGAATAAATATCGGTTTATACCTTATAGTGAAAAATATTCAGAAATATCAGATATCAAAGAATATACAAACTTAATGatagaaaataaatgtaaaacCAAATTGAAGAAGGATGAAAAAGTACTTATATTATGTCCATCAAAAGAATTGTGTGTACAAGTAGCACAAAATATTTTGTCctttatgaataataaaaatgaatcattaattaaattatttattgataaagattataaaaatgaaaataaagaaaaacaaaattttaaGGAAGaagaatgtataaataaaatggaacatatacaaataaatgaatGTGATGATCATTATATGCATCATACTAGCAAACATagtgttaataataataaggataCTATGGATATAGAGGAAAATAAGTTATATATGTTAGAACATGATAATTTGAATGAAGATAATAGTTCAagtaaagtaaaaaaaaaaaataaaataaatgacaacaataataatagtaacaataatagtaacaataatagtaacaataataataataataatagtagaaGTCAATTACATCATATGGTTAATTTGAAGGGTGTACGTTATCTTATAGGTACACCCACATGTTTCCGAAGTTATTTGTTAAATCTAGACAAAGAAAACTTAAAGAATTTCTTACaaagtataaaatatattttctatgaTGAAATTGATAAATTATTACCTTCTGTAAGTAAACGtagtttattaaaaaataaaaagaacatAAAAAGCAAAACAGCTTATCTTATTCTAGAGAcattaatgtatataaataagaaaaactTAATTTTTATTGGTTGTTCTAGTACTTTAAATAGAGAATTACacagaaaaatatttaaattattatgtttaaataaaaataatgcaaagaaaaaaatttatatattaagagagaaaaaaaatttattagatAACAAGGAGAATGATGGTATGACAAGAATCGATAATATAACAAACCTAATTGATATAcctattaaaaataatgaaaaaaaaaaaaatatatctgaaaaaaaattatccagttcaaatgaacatattgatgataataataatagtaataatattataaatgatgaacaagaagaaatagaaaataatgaacaatataatttgaattattatctgaatgaagaaaatgcatttcaaaaatatatcataaaagtTAAGTTACCTAGTAccatttatcatttttatcatttaatgACTGATGaaacatatgaaaataaaataaaagaaattcataaaataatagaaacttttaaaaatcaaaaaattttaatattaataaaaaatggttATTCCCTAATAcagttaaaaaaatatttagaaatgaataatatattcgcTGTTTTATTACATGAAAAGTTACAGATATCCTtaagatataataatgataatattaataatatgtgtGAACATTATGAAGACATAAAAGATTTAAAAAGTATTCCTAATGATGataaacatacatatataaataaatatcctATAATAATAAGTTCCTTTGATTCTATACGTGGATTTCATATAAACAATCTAGATATGGTACTTTTATGTAATAAGCCAAAAAATGTAAacgaatatatacatttatgtgGTCGTGTAGGACGGAGGAAAAAAATTGGTTATTCGGTAACACtggaaaatgataaaaatattaatattatgaataattggtttaataacataaaagtatattttaataaattatcttTAAAAAGTGATCCGGTTAtagatgaaaaaataaataacgaATTGGAGAATCAAGAGAAGAATCATTTGAATTATGTTGCATCATGTATATTGGACGAACTTCaagaaaatacataa